In the genome of Aedes aegypti strain LVP_AGWG chromosome 2, AaegL5.0 Primary Assembly, whole genome shotgun sequence, the window ataaaaaaaatcttatttgcaTGAAATCTCATGGTTCATACGATGTAATACATCTTCCTAGAAGTATCTAcagcgaaaacttgttgaagttatgaaaagtttgatactctaacgttaaaatgaaaaatgttaatttctggcgtttctactaagagtctACTAAAGTCCCATtattaaacagaattcacatgattttgactacataaactaggtttttcaaaatgttttgtgatAAGAACTACtacatttcatcagttttattttattttgctgacaaaagaatgaTTTGTGGacattgtatgaatattctgtaggaatttgtagaggtgcacggtgaatggaggccgtacggtgactggtgacttaacggtatacaaaatttacagtccgattgaattttgtggcatgattttcccaaaatcttctgatggatttattCCGCATTTCTTATGTTTTTTCGgcggcatgccggacaacatcACTTCATGCTAAAGTAGTTTTTGTACCGTTGGAAAGAGTACGTACCAAAAGTTGACTActtttaaaatgattgagatccgTAAAAAGAAGCTTTTACAAGTACGTAAACGCTAACAAACGTGCGCGATTgaatcaaatcgggtaggtgtcttcgggggacttattcttcgatAATCGAAGATAAAGTGCTgtgaagacaccaacaggattcaatgAAATCCAGCACTTTTTCTCACAatttcgcacttatgaggccgcactttgcagtccagtagtgaaagaaatacacaatatctacTTCCCGTAAAAAGCGGCGTGCCGTGTTACGACCATTTGAGTTCCTACCAGCTGGTTCGTACAGTCTCAGCCCCAACCTTCCTTTGAGGGCTTTTCGTGGCGATGCGATCCTTTAGAATGTTGTTACACTGCTGTTGGTGTTGTCCGGTATGCCGCATtaccaaagaaaaacatgaaacgtggaatccatcaaaagtttcttggaaaatcatgccacagaattatcggactgtaaattttgtagatgtattttatatggcttatgttgacttccaacccggtgatcttgcttaggaatagattaaatactggtagaggaaaagatgacgaagttctttcagaagcttccaagttagtcgaaaacaactgaaaaacgatgtactttatcTTTCTACATAAATACACGTGTAAcctttggtttgatatgcttaggtagccatgacttttgtgagttgaacatgtatgaatctatatataaataaaaatggagtggtgtttgtatgtcacgaaatggcttccgaacgggtcaaccgatttgaatgattatttttccgttttgttcgtcaagtgttccgacatgtttgtgtgtataaaaatcccaggataatCACCggaaaagtcggaaaaacgagcgtgaacggaactgtcattttgtatgggtcgatccatagcgtttttcaacagcctacttgatggcaagacgaagtttgccgggcccactagtattcaataaatatggatttatctcatatcgtctattggTAAAATCGCTTTTAAACGagttagaaaaatatcatcttctccaaattttgcttacaggtacttgaaagactgcaaaatcatttggtggaaagatatatttttttgaggtgctcatagttgagatacaaggcatacaaaatagctaatttttagatgaaaaactcatataacatgaaaaccataggaaatacaactttggtatgttcagcaaagttgtagcaaatgataagcataaaaactttgtagaacatagtaggccaataaaactaaaaaataaaacacttaagagcaaaaaacgattatttattaaaaatacttaattatctcggctcttaagcaaaaccgagaaaaagtttgtacggcaaagttgtttctatgatcatttgctacaactttgctgaacataccaacttacgattcgttaaaataaaaaaagttggcgtatacgtcacttttgcgatcaccgtaaccaaaattttgatccgtacattttgtagtactaaaaattctgaacatattctcagaagaaactatggctctaaaatcaataaatcttgacgaaaacctcatgtccgcctaaattagcttcctggaccagtgtgcggTGTCTTTGTGAagcaattttattacaaaaaaaaaataggtaagtctgaaatttcaaactaaaaacaattagattattctctttcatttgcgaccaaaatcaaaataatcggtcggggggtccagaacattttttttaattttgtgttaAGTGTTTATGGATATGCGTTGTTGTACCAACGCACATTGCGTGGAACGTATGGAggtacgggacaaactgcaagatcaaaccatttgaatacCTTGGCatgaaaattaaagttgttcttgcggtcaaaagagctgtaataagcataaatgacatatgatatacgcataatcgcaaaactgtctcaagcatcattttaattattttccacgaAAACCTTTGAAAGTCGTACCTAAATtgatcataatgatgtaagaagttattaggaaatatttctcacataatttatgatctcgtcctaaggtgaagatgcatcgaagtcaaacctcgaattttcaagagcacaaatctataGAAAAAGACAACCgtcgaacattttattgattggtcgccaccagcgagtgaccagtgagttaccggttgtctgcttctctagacttgtgcttttgtaAATTCGAGATTTGGCTTCTACGTATCTTCACCCTAAAAATCATTGGTAactgagtgtgtagctcgttgttattaagcagataaacggaccaaaataaaaactgtcactgCTGGGAGACaaaggaggatcttctcttcattgtagcattgtgaaataaagtgtaaatccattcgtttgctcagtaataacaagctacgCACTTGGTCACCTATGGCTCTTAGGACGAgagcgtgtttggaacaaatctaaaaatttctttattgttatttccatataaagctacattgtctttgggccacctttaaatctccacctagaaagctgaaaatttcacagaacactatttataTAGTAAGGATGACAAGGAAcatatggaagattggattctcaaacatttttaaattttgaaccaccccaatGTACATAAACCACATAAACACACGGATAcgcaaatacaaacatatgtgcaagtctctcgaaatcaaacaaaaaacaaattgtCTAGACCCCCcaaccgattattttggtttttgctgcaaatgaacgcgagagacCTAGATTACAGACAAACAgtcgtaacactgacgaaatttcgagcaacatgctcaccagatgatgatggtgtaaactgggcgatggattttaatgaaatttgttctaagtgttacgtctgtttgtctgtgcctagattttattgtggcgaagtttcagacttacctatttttttgtaataaagttgttctacgaaacacaccgtgagaTGATATTGTTATTATAGTCCGCGGTAAATTCGATAAAACTGTTTCCGAGCGAATGCAAACAGCACTCAACTTAACTCTGTGTTTGAACGATTcctttgacagaaataatttacaacaatcggATTCCAACTACCAAGGGGGTGGCATGAGCCAATATTTACCAACCCAACatcaattcaacatggcgtccagtgttcttgttttgattattttgggaggggcaaaacatatgtttttatggGTAGGAGACATCAATTATACCTCGCTGATGCGTTAAACATTAAACAACATGATGAACTAATGAAAAGCGTCATCAAATACGACGATTCAATGCGATATGTTTAATTGCCAGAATCTAGCACTAGCAAcgtatgagccgtatactcgaaaatcaggagcacGGTTAGGGCAAACCTACCAGAAGGTGGGTACCAAAACTCGAAGTACCAAAACGACgtgaggaagagccgaaatgtatgcaggatgacagccgtGTCAGTCCCCTGCCAACTACAgccatggtaaaatcaagcgcatttctggtgtgctgaaaattgccggtgcgagcgcttaagttaacccacagagaacagacatggaggctcgaacaaaatttcatctgaaccATGTGTAAAGGTTCGAATCAAACATCAGCGCCGCCAACGATGACAGcccgacatacaaactcgtttcgacaACACGATGTCACTAGTGAACATCAAAATGCATTAACACACAAAGTaacgctagcgacaagtggcaatttttgttatcgacactagcgccaaagtgtaaaaagcggCGTTCTCAATTTGACGACAGCGccgcgtaacaggagcataacgacatactttaaaatgaccagtacaatgctttacacacgctgacgagaagagatgaacgtctgttctctgtggttAACCCCCTATAATGGTAGTTTTTgcggcacatttttttttgcgtgtagtcTTTTGATAAAGGCCGATACGCCATCTGGATCTGGAAAGAAATGAATTATTGAGTGATGGCAGATTGTTTTCTcaataatggatcattaaaataaccaaaacggccgctatgaaaagcacagatagcgccaccgtagtcttgtgtgtttgacataacagcgatgctgtcacaatgttaaattccATATACGGTAGCGCcgctgttttgatgcggtgagtacCGAAAGAGttaagccctcagtacactgtttgtcaagtgtgcaaatttttccgcacgCATAAACCAACATGCAACCATCGATCtcaacaatgacaaaacatctgaagtgtcaagtggatattgaagtgttagtttatgcgtgtggaaaaatttgcacacttggcaaagagtgtactgagggctttaCCACGctttaccttcaatgatccattttgtttaaaaaaaataggggACATTTATGATCTGCGTTTAGGGTGTTTAGGATTTACTAATGGTGGTCTGAAAGATAAGGAATTTTGCCGCACAAAGGTTTAATTGATTCAGGCCAATAATATTTTTCTATGGTAGCTCTATATTAGTACGAATAAAACTTGCAATTTGGTTGAGGACCATTcgcaaattttccaaattttataatactgaaggggtgggtgggtgtccaaaagttgatacagttcatacaaaattcgaaaaatattcatacaaaatgcgttacgaggtgGTGGGAGGATGCCCAAAATTACTATATTTTGCGTTTGATTTTTCTTTACGTCATTGTGCGGCGACTGAGTGGAAAATTCTCGCCGTGTGCAATTTCGTAACTCTCACCCTGAAAACCAGATGTCGCGTCCGTTTCACTTTCCTTCCGTTCCGTTGGGCACAGCACTGTCTAATCCAAACCGTCAAAACTGACAGCCACCAAACTGCCAGCAGCCAAAGTTGTTCATCAGGTTCATCATCTGTGAAAATCGCACGCTCCTGGAGTTGCTGCgtgaaaaagttcaaaaagtCGTGAAATTACCATTCAAACCCCGTCAAAAGTGTGAATTATCGCTGTCGAAGGTAAGTTCTATTCGAATTGGATGAAATTTTCGCTCTGCAAATGGATTCTGGGGAGAAAATGGTATTagtgaaaatttctttccatcATGGATGTTGTGTCGCAGTTGGAGAAAGGCAGCGCTATGCcctggcggccattttgaaattcGTTGGCACGACTGGGTGCGAaatcaatatatattttttatttatctatTACCTGTTACAGTTTTAATCGTTTGTTATATTTACATATGTTGtcgttttaaatttttcagtttattttagtgggctttttttccaaaatttgtgaTGTGATGCAGATAAAGTGTAAATAAATAACAGGGCTGGTGGCGAGTCACTAGTTTAAGACAGTCACCTAGGttttgttatacgattttgaacaaaaatgtacatatttatttaaattatgtAAAAAATCATAGGCGGGATGGGattaaaaacaagttatttcaattacaatgACCCGCACACCATGTTTGGGGTGAGATAAGGTCATTTTATATTCACTTGTAATCTAAAACCAATTTTCACCCGTTCTAGGCACCTAAATTACTAGCATAAACAACAATGGCACGCTACCGCGAGTGGGACCTCCAGTGCAAGGTCTACGTTGGCAATCTGGGATCGTCCGCCTCCAAGCACGAGATCGAAAGCGCCTTCGGAAAGTACGGCCCGCTGAGAAACGTTTGGGTGGCCCGCAATCCGCCCGGTTTCGCTTTCGTCGAATTCGAGGACAAACGTGACGCCGAAGACGCAGTGCGATCGTTGGATGGAACGTAAGTTGGGAATCGATTAAATTGTAGACAGATTCTCATCTGTAATTTTGTTCTTACAGGAGATGTTGCGGAACTCGCATCCGAGTGGAGATGTCCTCCGGCCGGACCCGGCGTGATGACCGCAGAAGGCCCCGTCGCTCGTACAGGTAATTTTGCTCGTTTTCACACACGACCCGTCGCGACAATTCAAGTTACCTCTGCCAAAGAGGAAGAAGACTACTCTTGATTGATTACTCTTTTGCTCCCCATCTACCTACACCTACGTGACATTTTTTACACCTGTCGACCAGTCTGTTACGACGCGTTTCGTTCTCATTAAAAATAGAACGTTTTCATCCGGTTGGACAGACAGACAGTCGAAATATTTGCATATTTAGACTCGAAACTGAACATTCGCATGACATATATAACGAAATACTATGAGATTTCTCAATCTTTAAGAAGACACTGATGCTTCTTTTGATTCGAATTGTGGTTCAGAGCAGTACGATCTTCTACGTAGCCGGTGATAGTTCAGATTAATGTTTAGCCAGGGTACTTT includes:
- the LOC5570090 gene encoding RNA-binding protein 1 isoform X2, translated to MARYREWDLQCKVYVGNLGSSASKHEIESAFGKYGPLRNVWVARNPPGFAFVEFEDKRDAEDAVRSLDGTRCCGTRIRVEMSSGRTRRDDRRRPRRSYRSRSPRRSRSRSRSMSRDRDRDRRSRSGSRDRR